The Clostridium sporogenes genome contains a region encoding:
- a CDS encoding TrkH family potassium uptake protein produces MKMKHIRRRFTPVQILALGFAVVIVIGAILLMLPISSQSGQRTPFLDCLFTATSAVCVTGLVVVDTGTYWTYFGKTVIMLLIEIGGLGFMSFATLLALLVGKKITLKERLVMQEALNTFSIQGLVKMARYVLTFTFSIQGAGALLLSTQFIPKYGLAKGLYYGVFHSVSAFCNAGFDLFGNFSSLTSVYNNPVIILVIASLIIIGGIGFYVWYEIYHYKGHRKLSTHSKLVLSATALLLSVGTVLMFIFESRNPGTIGNMTLGNKILSSFFAAVTPRTAGFNSISTSDMTMAGNFLTIILMFIGGASGSTAGGIKITTAGVLIMTVVCVVKGKPDTEINKKRIAKEIVYRALAITIISLTLVITVTMILSITEVKVPFEYYMYEATSAFATVGLTLGLTTKLTTAGKIVVLLTMYAGRVGPLTLATAFARKLKNSSIKYPEEKILVG; encoded by the coding sequence ATGAAAATGAAGCATATACGGAGGAGATTTACTCCTGTTCAAATATTAGCGCTTGGATTTGCGGTAGTAATAGTTATAGGAGCTATATTACTTATGTTACCTATTTCATCACAAAGTGGGCAGAGAACTCCTTTTTTAGATTGCTTATTTACAGCTACATCTGCAGTTTGTGTTACTGGTTTAGTAGTAGTGGATACAGGTACCTATTGGACTTATTTTGGTAAAACAGTTATTATGCTTCTTATAGAAATTGGAGGACTAGGATTTATGTCATTTGCAACTTTGCTTGCATTATTGGTAGGCAAAAAAATAACATTAAAAGAAAGATTGGTTATGCAAGAAGCATTAAATACTTTTAGTATACAGGGCTTAGTTAAAATGGCAAGATATGTATTAACATTTACATTCTCTATACAAGGAGCAGGAGCACTTTTATTGTCAACACAATTTATTCCTAAATATGGATTGGCAAAAGGATTGTATTATGGTGTTTTTCATTCTGTATCAGCTTTTTGTAATGCGGGATTTGATCTTTTTGGTAATTTTAGTAGCTTAACTAGTGTTTATAATAATCCTGTTATAATTTTAGTTATAGCCTCTTTAATAATAATAGGTGGAATAGGTTTTTATGTGTGGTACGAGATATATCATTATAAAGGTCATAGAAAATTGTCCACTCATTCTAAATTAGTACTTTCTGCCACAGCTTTATTATTAAGTGTAGGAACTGTATTAATGTTCATATTTGAAAGTAGAAATCCAGGAACTATAGGAAATATGACTTTAGGTAATAAGATACTATCCTCATTTTTTGCTGCAGTTACTCCAAGAACTGCTGGATTTAATTCAATATCTACATCTGATATGACTATGGCAGGAAATTTTTTAACAATAATTTTAATGTTTATAGGAGGGGCTTCAGGGTCTACAGCTGGAGGTATAAAAATTACAACTGCAGGGGTACTTATAATGACAGTGGTTTGTGTGGTTAAAGGGAAGCCGGATACGGAAATAAATAAGAAAAGAATAGCTAAGGAAATTGTTTATAGAGCTTTAGCTATAACTATCATAAGTTTAACTTTAGTTATTACAGTTACCATGATATTATCAATAACAGAGGTTAAGGTTCCTTTTGAATACTATATGTATGAAGCTACATCAGCCTTTGCTACAGTAGGCTTAACTTTGGGGTTAACTACCAAATTAACTACTGCTGGTAAAATAGTTGTACTATTGACTATGTATGCAGGAAGAGTTGGACCATTAACTTTAGCTACAGCTTTTGCAAGAAAGTTAAAAAATAGTTCTATTAAATATCCAGAAGAAAAAATATTAGTAGGTTAG
- the rpmI gene encoding 50S ribosomal protein L35: MPKMKTKRAAAKRFKVTGTGKLKRAKAFKSHILTKKSRKTKRNLRKAGYVSESQEKVMKKVLPYL, from the coding sequence ATGCCAAAAATGAAAACAAAAAGGGCTGCAGCAAAGAGATTTAAAGTAACTGGAACAGGTAAGTTAAAGAGAGCTAAAGCTTTTAAAAGTCATATATTAACAAAGAAAAGCAGAAAGACTAAAAGAAATTTAAGAAAAGCTGGATACGTTTCAGAAAGTCAAGAAAAAGTAATGAAGAAGGTATTACCATACCTATAA
- a CDS encoding DUF6873 family GME fold protein codes for MKIALVDNRISNEEKNNLEKRNIKVILCPSTSLLYPAVCGHPDMLLHIIDNKNIILHKNIDKKFVESLKNLEINIILSNNSLRDKYPKDIILNALNIGNIFMHKLNYTDPNLISLVNHKKLLNINQGYAKCSTAIVSENAVMTSDMKIGKILKENNIDVLLLPPGDIILPSLDYGFIGGTCGLLDNNTLAFYGDLDMYKYGNEVLSFLRKHNVEPIFLSKSKLIDRGSIFCIDIN; via the coding sequence ATGAAAATAGCTTTAGTGGATAACAGAATTTCTAATGAAGAAAAAAACAATTTAGAAAAAAGGAATATAAAAGTGATACTGTGCCCTTCTACCTCACTTTTATATCCAGCTGTATGTGGTCATCCTGACATGTTATTACACATAATAGATAATAAAAATATTATTTTACATAAAAATATAGACAAAAAATTTGTAGAATCATTAAAAAATTTAGAGATTAATATTATATTATCTAATAACTCTTTAAGAGATAAGTATCCTAAAGATATAATACTAAATGCACTAAATATTGGAAATATATTTATGCATAAATTAAATTATACAGATCCTAATCTAATTTCTTTAGTAAACCATAAAAAATTATTAAATATTAACCAAGGATACGCTAAATGCTCTACTGCTATAGTTTCAGAAAATGCAGTTATGACCAGCGATATGAAAATAGGAAAAATACTTAAAGAAAATAATATAGATGTACTATTATTACCACCAGGAGATATAATTTTACCCAGTTTAGATTATGGATTTATTGGGGGTACCTGTGGACTTTTAGATAATAATACGCTTGCTTTTTATGGAGACTTAGATATGTATAAATACGGTAATGAAGTTTTAAGTTTTTTAAGAAAACATAATGTAGAACCTATATTTTTAAGTAAGAGTAAATTAATAGATAGAGGTAGCATTTTTTGTATAGATATTAATTAA
- a CDS encoding potassium channel family protein: MGRKQFVVIGLGRFGTSVAKTLYTLGNDVLAIDSSEDIVQSIADSVTHSVQIDATDENSLRSLGIRNFDVAVITIGSDIQASTMATLLVKEMGVKYIIAKANTEIHAKVLYKIGADRVVFPERDMGVRVAHNLVSTNILDYIELSPNYSIAEIVTPKPWHGKTLNELNIRANYGINVVALKRGEEINVSPVAEDTIESGDIIVAIGSEEDLTKVEIMNVD, translated from the coding sequence ATGGGAAGAAAGCAATTTGTTGTTATAGGACTTGGAAGATTTGGTACTTCAGTGGCAAAAACTTTATATACTTTAGGAAATGATGTATTAGCTATTGATTCAAGCGAAGATATAGTTCAGAGTATAGCAGATAGTGTTACTCACTCAGTACAAATAGATGCTACAGATGAAAATAGTTTAAGGTCTTTAGGAATAAGAAATTTTGATGTGGCTGTTATAACTATAGGATCAGATATACAGGCTAGTACTATGGCTACATTACTAGTAAAAGAAATGGGAGTAAAATATATAATAGCTAAAGCAAATACTGAGATACATGCTAAAGTATTATACAAAATAGGAGCAGATAGAGTAGTATTTCCAGAACGAGATATGGGAGTTAGGGTTGCTCATAATTTAGTTTCCACTAATATATTAGATTATATAGAATTGTCTCCAAATTACAGCATAGCAGAAATAGTAACTCCAAAACCATGGCATGGTAAAACTCTTAATGAATTGAATATAAGAGCTAATTATGGCATCAATGTGGTAGCTTTAAAAAGAGGAGAAGAAATTAATGTGTCACCAGTTGCGGAAGACACAATAGAATCAGGGGATATAATAGTTGCTATAGGTAGTGAAGAGGATCTTACAAAGGTTGAAATTATGAATGTGGATTAG
- a CDS encoding putative ABC exporter domain-containing protein, translating into MGSLSYIVRKSIKNYFKQLKNKPAKAILYTFFIALLVFVLVVSPDSSSNKRIKDGKEFFNAIVTIATLYAVFSAINTGTKKGKSFFRLSDVNFLFTAPIPSQRVLLYGFLKELYKSIMMIVLLLFQIPNLYNLFPIKQNGAIPVVVGIFMLMFSYSTIAVLIYSIAAKEEKYRNIIKNILNLLLGLFGAGFLWMLFKIKSIKLAFTTFLGLDIFSRIPFIGWNINIFNAAIEGINKIFFINLLGVLLFIALIIYIVYILKTDYYEDAMSVTEVNERKLERAKKGKGNVDLNKPIKRKNVIGILKSKGAKSIFERQVLEYKRSGFFFVDKVTLIMGLSSLVFGFFMNNKNGNINTVMYFAIYMLLIFTFQGKWAEELSKPYIYLIPESSGIKVFYATLTNHIKNFVDGFVLFLICGVIFKTNAMVILLATLTYVSFGAIFVYVDLVLRRFFGGNISKVVEATLKFILLIIVVSPGIIISIVLSFRYEGLFGTFSMYFAMILYNSFISFIGILLSKGIFEKIEMK; encoded by the coding sequence ATGGGATCACTTAGTTACATAGTTAGAAAAAGTATAAAAAATTATTTTAAACAACTAAAGAACAAACCGGCTAAAGCCATATTATATACTTTTTTTATAGCTCTTTTAGTTTTTGTTTTAGTTGTATCACCAGATTCAAGTAGCAATAAAAGAATAAAGGATGGCAAAGAGTTTTTTAATGCTATAGTTACTATAGCAACTTTATATGCAGTATTTAGTGCTATTAATACAGGTACTAAAAAGGGAAAAAGTTTTTTTAGATTAAGTGATGTAAACTTTTTATTTACAGCTCCTATACCATCTCAAAGAGTATTGCTTTATGGATTCTTAAAAGAATTATATAAAAGTATAATGATGATAGTATTACTTTTATTTCAAATACCTAATCTTTATAATTTATTTCCTATAAAACAGAATGGTGCTATACCTGTGGTAGTAGGTATATTTATGTTAATGTTTTCTTATTCAACTATAGCTGTATTGATATATTCTATAGCCGCTAAGGAAGAAAAATATAGAAATATTATAAAAAATATTCTTAACTTATTATTAGGATTATTTGGAGCGGGTTTTTTATGGATGTTATTTAAAATTAAATCTATAAAATTAGCTTTTACAACTTTTTTAGGGTTAGATATATTTTCTAGAATACCTTTTATAGGATGGAATATAAATATATTTAATGCTGCTATAGAAGGTATAAATAAAATATTTTTTATAAATCTATTAGGAGTCCTTTTATTCATAGCTCTCATAATATATATAGTTTATATTTTAAAAACAGATTATTATGAAGATGCTATGTCGGTTACAGAGGTTAATGAAAGAAAATTAGAAAGAGCAAAAAAAGGTAAAGGAAATGTGGATTTAAATAAACCTATAAAGAGAAAAAATGTTATTGGAATATTAAAATCAAAGGGAGCAAAAAGCATATTTGAAAGGCAAGTATTAGAATATAAAAGAAGTGGATTTTTCTTTGTGGATAAGGTGACCTTAATAATGGGACTAAGCTCCTTAGTTTTCGGATTTTTTATGAATAATAAAAATGGAAATATAAATACAGTAATGTATTTTGCAATATATATGTTATTAATATTTACATTTCAAGGTAAATGGGCTGAAGAGCTATCTAAACCTTATATATACTTAATCCCAGAAAGTTCAGGAATTAAAGTTTTTTATGCTACCCTCACTAACCATATTAAAAATTTTGTGGATGGTTTTGTATTATTTTTAATTTGTGGTGTTATATTTAAAACTAATGCTATGGTTATATTGTTAGCTACATTAACCTATGTAAGTTTTGGAGCAATATTTGTATACGTGGATTTAGTTTTAAGAAGATTTTTTGGGGGTAACATTAGTAAAGTTGTAGAAGCTACATTAAAGTTTATTTTATTAATAATAGTAGTATCACCAGGAATAATAATATCTATAGTACTTTCCTTTAGATATGAAGGATTATTTGGAACATTTTCTATGTATTTTGCTATGATTTTATATAATTCTTTTATCAGTTTTATAGGAATATTATTATCTAAAGGTATATTTGAAAAAATAGAGATGAAGTAA
- the thrS gene encoding threonine--tRNA ligase produces the protein MIKITLKDGKIMEFEEGIKISDIAMKISPALYKKALAAKIDGETVDLMTELHKDSSLEILTFQDEMGKWALRHTGAHILAQAVKRLYPEVKLAIGPAIDTGFYYDFEADFTFTPEMLEKIEAEIKKIIKENHKLERFELPRGEAINLMKEKNEDYKVELIEDLPEGEVISFYKQGDFTDLCAGPHVPSTGKVKSVKLLSLAGAYWRGDENNKMLQRIYGTAFTKKSELDEYLNMIEEAKKRDHRKLGKELDLFSIHEEGPGFPFFHPKGMIVRNILESFWREEHTKAGYQEIRTPLILNEALWHQSGHWDHYKENMYFTNIDDGDYAIKPMNCPGGILVYKNSMHSYRDLPLRLSELGIVHRHELSGALHGLMRVRCFTQDDAHLYMTKEQIKEEVVGIIKLIDKFYKLFGFEYFVELSTRPEDSMGSDEDWEIATNGLKEALDFIGKEYRVNEGDGAFYGPKIDFHLKDCIGRTWQCGTIQLDFQMPERFDLSYIGADGEKHRPVMVHRTIYGSVERFIGILIEQYAGAFPTWLAPVQVKLMNITDAQYDYLKKVEETLKENNIRVEIDTRNEKIGYKIREAQLQKVAYMLILGDKEVEAGKVAVRSRKDGDLGAISLEEFIEKIKNEIKDKVN, from the coding sequence ATGATAAAAATCACATTAAAAGATGGTAAAATAATGGAATTTGAAGAAGGAATAAAAATATCTGATATTGCTATGAAAATTAGTCCAGCTCTTTATAAAAAAGCTTTAGCAGCTAAAATAGATGGAGAAACAGTGGATTTAATGACTGAGTTACACAAAGATAGTAGTTTAGAAATTTTAACATTTCAAGATGAAATGGGTAAATGGGCTTTAAGACATACTGGCGCACATATATTAGCTCAAGCGGTTAAAAGATTATACCCAGAAGTAAAATTAGCTATAGGACCTGCTATAGATACTGGTTTTTATTATGATTTTGAAGCAGATTTTACTTTTACACCAGAAATGTTAGAAAAAATAGAAGCAGAAATTAAAAAAATAATAAAGGAAAATCATAAATTAGAAAGATTTGAATTACCAAGAGGAGAAGCAATAAATCTTATGAAAGAAAAAAATGAGGACTACAAAGTTGAACTTATAGAAGATCTACCAGAAGGAGAAGTTATATCTTTCTATAAACAAGGAGATTTTACAGATTTATGTGCAGGGCCTCATGTACCATCTACAGGGAAGGTTAAATCAGTAAAATTGTTATCTTTAGCTGGAGCTTATTGGAGAGGCGATGAAAATAATAAAATGCTTCAAAGGATATATGGTACAGCTTTTACTAAAAAAAGTGAGTTAGATGAATATTTAAATATGATTGAAGAAGCTAAAAAAAGAGATCACAGAAAATTAGGTAAAGAATTAGATTTATTTAGCATACATGAGGAAGGACCAGGGTTCCCATTCTTTCATCCAAAGGGAATGATTGTAAGAAACATTCTTGAAAGCTTTTGGAGAGAAGAGCATACAAAGGCAGGATATCAAGAAATAAGAACACCATTAATATTAAATGAAGCCTTATGGCATCAATCAGGTCACTGGGATCACTATAAAGAAAATATGTATTTTACTAATATAGATGATGGTGATTATGCAATAAAACCTATGAATTGTCCAGGTGGAATACTAGTTTATAAAAATTCTATGCATTCCTATAGAGATCTTCCATTAAGGCTTTCAGAATTAGGAATAGTCCATAGACATGAACTATCAGGAGCACTACATGGACTTATGAGAGTAAGATGTTTTACTCAAGATGATGCTCATTTATATATGACAAAAGAACAAATAAAAGAAGAAGTAGTAGGAATAATTAAATTGATAGATAAATTCTATAAACTATTTGGATTTGAATATTTTGTAGAACTTTCAACAAGACCAGAAGATTCTATGGGAAGCGATGAAGATTGGGAAATAGCAACTAATGGTTTAAAAGAAGCTTTGGATTTTATAGGAAAAGAATATAGAGTAAATGAAGGTGACGGTGCTTTTTATGGTCCAAAGATAGATTTCCATCTAAAAGATTGTATAGGCAGAACATGGCAATGTGGAACTATTCAACTTGATTTCCAAATGCCAGAAAGATTTGATTTATCTTATATAGGTGCAGATGGTGAAAAACATAGACCTGTTATGGTTCATAGAACTATATATGGAAGTGTTGAAAGATTTATAGGTATATTAATAGAACAATATGCAGGTGCATTCCCAACATGGCTAGCTCCAGTACAAGTTAAATTAATGAATATAACTGATGCTCAATATGATTATTTAAAGAAAGTTGAAGAAACTCTTAAAGAAAATAATATAAGGGTAGAAATTGATACAAGAAATGAAAAAATAGGGTACAAGATAAGAGAAGCTCAACTTCAAAAAGTTGCATATATGCTAATACTTGGAGATAAAGAAGTGGAAGCAGGAAAAGTTGCTGTAAGAAGTAGAAAAGATGGAGATCTAGGGGCTATATCTTTAGAAGAATTTATAGAAAAAATAAAGAATGAAATTAAGGACAAAGTTAACTAA
- a CDS encoding ABC transporter ATP-binding protein, with translation MLVVKGLCKNYNKFKAVNNVSFDVNEGEIAVLLGPNGAGKSTSIKAIAGLLKFQGEISICGKSNKSLEAKSKFAYVPEVPALYDLLTVYEHVEYMANAYKVKDYKDKAENMLKRFDLWDKKDKLGSELSKGMQQKVSICAALITNPKVILFDEPMIGLDPKAIKELKKVFLELKEKGTAVIISTHIIDSISEIWDKALIMKEGNIVFARTKQELIDKNESLEEIFFEVTEG, from the coding sequence ATGCTTGTTGTAAAAGGATTGTGTAAAAATTACAATAAATTTAAAGCAGTAAACAATGTTTCTTTTGATGTCAACGAAGGGGAAATAGCAGTGCTTTTAGGACCAAATGGAGCGGGGAAAAGTACAAGTATAAAAGCTATTGCAGGACTTTTAAAATTTCAAGGGGAAATAAGTATTTGTGGTAAAAGCAATAAAAGTTTAGAAGCTAAGTCTAAATTCGCCTATGTACCAGAGGTACCCGCTTTATATGATTTATTAACTGTTTATGAACATGTTGAATATATGGCTAATGCTTATAAGGTAAAGGACTATAAAGATAAGGCAGAGAATATGTTAAAAAGATTTGATTTGTGGGACAAAAAAGATAAATTGGGTTCAGAATTGTCAAAGGGTATGCAACAAAAGGTTAGTATATGTGCAGCACTAATTACTAATCCAAAGGTTATATTATTTGATGAGCCTATGATAGGATTAGATCCTAAAGCTATAAAGGAATTAAAAAAGGTTTTTTTAGAATTAAAAGAAAAGGGAACAGCAGTGATTATTAGTACTCATATAATAGACAGTATATCAGAAATATGGGATAAAGCATTAATAATGAAAGAAGGAAATATAGTTTTTGCAAGAACTAAGCAAGAATTAATTGATAAAAATGAATCTTTAGAAGAAATATTTTTTGAAGTAACGGAGGGATAA
- a CDS encoding TrmH family RNA methyltransferase: MISSKDNQLIKEVRKLKEKKYRTQNKSFIVEGFRFFEEALKSNSSIDKVFIEEKSLNKLEELYQKYNINNDMETYVVNYSVLKSISNTENPQGIVSVINYFKTEKLDLENGFYILVDKVQDPGNMGTIIRTAHAAGALGIITTKGTVDIYNEKTLRSTMGSIFYIPIIEDENLEVVKSLRKKGFKLLVSSLDTNSNFYDVNMKDNMIIAVGNEGNGISEDLYNISDVKVKIPMPGEAESLNVAVACSIMTFERIRQINK, from the coding sequence ATGATTTCTAGTAAAGATAATCAATTGATAAAAGAAGTAAGAAAGTTAAAAGAAAAAAAATATAGAACTCAAAATAAAAGTTTTATTGTAGAAGGTTTTAGATTTTTTGAAGAAGCATTAAAATCTAATAGTAGTATAGATAAAGTTTTTATAGAAGAAAAAAGTTTGAATAAATTAGAAGAACTATACCAAAAATATAATATAAATAATGATATGGAGACTTATGTGGTTAATTATTCTGTTTTAAAAAGTATAAGTAATACAGAAAATCCTCAGGGGATAGTATCAGTAATAAACTATTTTAAAACAGAGAAATTGGATTTGGAAAATGGTTTTTATATTTTAGTAGACAAAGTTCAAGATCCAGGTAATATGGGAACTATAATAAGAACTGCCCATGCTGCAGGAGCTTTAGGTATTATAACAACTAAAGGAACAGTAGATATATATAATGAAAAAACATTAAGATCTACTATGGGATCTATATTTTATATTCCTATAATAGAAGATGAAAATTTAGAGGTAGTGAAATCATTACGAAAAAAGGGATTCAAGCTATTAGTAAGTTCTTTAGATACAAATAGTAATTTTTATGATGTAAATATGAAAGATAATATGATAATTGCAGTAGGTAATGAAGGAAATGGAATAAGTGAAGATTTGTATAATATTAGTGACGTAAAGGTTAAGATCCCTATGCCTGGAGAAGCAGAATCTTTAAATGTAGCGGTGGCATGCTCTATAATGACTTTTGAAAGAATAAGACAAATTAATAAATAA
- the ytxC gene encoding putative sporulation protein YtxC encodes MLLFTMVYNNEREDLIDKLVKLKEYFQSRDVVIGLSENIENKTHFIKIYCEEKFLDKKVINSINDYLVDILYDITMDRFIKVELNKFITDAYFFLKREETEELLEKISDVLTDKDKRYIEDSIYCLNKKNEIIKKIKKCIDENNEINIDGFLTFRCRELFIDIKGIVEKIVEKYMVDKEYNEFIKLLKYFVEIEESKLDKLNILIDSTGKYTLKDSEGNDLTEEVYIEISDVKYVENISVDDMLISWLITNVPKEINIYNIENCTNKELINTIKNVFEERVNIYNHDKPIKLKHTYNKL; translated from the coding sequence ATGTTGTTATTTACAATGGTCTATAATAATGAAAGAGAAGATTTGATTGATAAGTTAGTAAAATTAAAGGAATATTTTCAGTCAAGAGATGTGGTAATAGGATTGTCAGAAAATATAGAAAATAAAACTCACTTCATAAAAATATACTGTGAAGAAAAATTTTTGGATAAAAAAGTTATAAACTCTATTAATGATTACCTAGTTGATATATTGTATGATATAACTATGGATAGATTTATCAAAGTAGAACTTAATAAATTTATAACAGATGCATATTTCTTTTTAAAGAGGGAAGAAACAGAAGAATTATTAGAAAAAATTTCAGATGTTTTGACAGATAAGGATAAAAGATATATAGAAGATTCTATTTATTGTTTAAATAAAAAAAATGAAATAATAAAAAAAATAAAGAAGTGCATTGATGAAAATAATGAAATAAATATAGATGGTTTTTTAACTTTTAGATGCAGGGAATTATTTATAGATATAAAAGGTATAGTAGAAAAAATAGTAGAGAAGTATATGGTAGATAAGGAATATAATGAATTTATAAAATTATTAAAATATTTTGTAGAGATAGAGGAAAGTAAATTAGACAAACTAAATATATTAATAGATTCTACTGGGAAATATACATTAAAAGATTCTGAGGGAAATGATTTAACAGAGGAAGTTTATATAGAAATTTCCGATGTTAAATATGTAGAAAATATATCTGTAGATGATATGCTTATAAGTTGGCTTATAACTAATGTACCTAAAGAAATTAACATATATAATATTGAAAATTGTACAAATAAGGAATTAATTAATACTATAAAAAATGTTTTTGAAGAAAGGGTTAATATTTATAATCATGATAAGCCTATCAAACTAAAGCATACTTACAATAAACTTTAA
- the rplT gene encoding 50S ribosomal protein L20, whose amino-acid sequence MARVKRAMNARKRHKKVLKLAKGYYGGKSKLFKTANESVIRALRNAYVGRKLKKRDYRKLWIARINAATRMNGLSYSKFMNGIKNAGIDINRKMLSEIAINDPKAFAELVDVAKKQLNA is encoded by the coding sequence ATGGCAAGAGTAAAAAGAGCAATGAATGCTCGTAAACGTCATAAAAAAGTATTAAAACTTGCAAAAGGATACTATGGTGGAAAGAGCAAGTTATTTAAAACAGCAAATGAATCAGTTATAAGAGCATTAAGAAATGCTTATGTAGGAAGAAAATTAAAGAAAAGAGATTATAGAAAGTTATGGATAGCAAGAATAAATGCTGCTACAAGAATGAACGGACTTTCATACTCAAAATTCATGAATGGAATAAAAAATGCAGGAATTGATATAAACAGAAAAATGCTTTCAGAGATAGCTATAAATGATCCAAAAGCATTTGCTGAATTAGTAGATGTAGCTAAAAAACAATTAAATGCTTAA
- the hslO gene encoding Hsp33 family molecular chaperone HslO has protein sequence MKDRLVKAIAKDGQVRIIGAITTELVNEGVKLHNCAPTAAAALGRMLTAGALMGTTLKSEKDTLTLQIHGGGIAKGVVVTSYADGHVKGYIGNPTADIQPNSKGKLDVSGIIGKNGNLLVIRDMGLKEPYIGQVPIYTGEIGEDLAYYYTVSEQTPSAVGLGVLVDKDLSIKSAGGFIIQMMPGADEMLADLISYRLEEIPSITEMISKGMTIEEILEYIFEDMDLNILESIVPEYRCDCSREKVERALASIGQKDLKEIYDEGKEEELKCHFCNKAYVFSHDEIENILENYYNEK, from the coding sequence ATGAAAGATAGATTAGTAAAAGCCATTGCTAAGGATGGACAGGTAAGAATAATAGGAGCGATAACAACAGAATTAGTTAATGAAGGAGTAAAATTGCATAATTGTGCTCCAACAGCAGCTGCTGCTTTAGGAAGAATGCTTACAGCAGGAGCATTAATGGGAACTACATTAAAATCAGAAAAGGACACTTTAACATTACAAATTCATGGTGGTGGTATTGCTAAAGGTGTTGTAGTTACATCCTATGCAGATGGGCATGTTAAAGGATATATAGGTAATCCTACAGCAGATATACAGCCAAATAGTAAGGGAAAATTAGATGTAAGTGGAATTATAGGTAAAAATGGTAACTTATTAGTTATAAGAGACATGGGATTGAAAGAACCTTATATAGGGCAGGTTCCTATATATACTGGAGAAATAGGAGAAGATTTAGCTTATTATTATACAGTATCAGAACAAACCCCTTCAGCGGTAGGTTTAGGAGTATTAGTGGATAAAGATTTATCTATAAAATCAGCTGGTGGATTTATAATACAAATGATGCCTGGTGCTGATGAAATGTTAGCAGATTTAATAAGTTATAGATTAGAAGAAATACCTTCTATTACAGAAATGATTTCAAAGGGAATGACCATAGAGGAAATATTAGAATACATATTTGAAGATATGGATTTAAATATATTAGAAAGCATAGTACCAGAATATAGATGTGATTGTTCACGAGAAAAGGTAGAAAGAGCTTTGGCTAGTATAGGACAAAAGGATTTAAAAGAAATATATGATGAAGGCAAAGAGGAAGAATTAAAATGTCATTTTTGTAATAAAGCATATGTTTTTAGTCATGATGAGATTGAGAATATTTTAGAAAATTATTATAATGAAAAATAA
- the infC gene encoding translation initiation factor IF-3 — translation MKIINKNYLMNEQIREKEVRLVGSEGEQLGVVSSSEAQKLADEKELDLVLIAPTAKPPVCKIMNYGKFVYEQTKKDKEAKKNQKVINIKEVRLSPTIEAHDIEIKANNARKFLNAGNKVKVTVRFRGREADYSFKGNKILKSFYEKVEELGVMERAPKLEGRNMIMILAPRKA, via the coding sequence GTGAAGATTATTAACAAAAACTATCTTATGAATGAACAAATCCGTGAAAAAGAAGTAAGACTTGTAGGTAGCGAGGGAGAACAATTAGGAGTAGTGTCTTCAAGTGAGGCGCAAAAGCTTGCAGATGAAAAGGAACTAGACTTAGTACTTATAGCTCCAACTGCAAAGCCACCAGTTTGTAAAATAATGAATTATGGTAAATTCGTATATGAACAAACTAAAAAAGACAAAGAAGCTAAAAAGAATCAAAAGGTTATAAACATAAAAGAAGTTAGACTAAGTCCAACTATAGAAGCACATGACATAGAAATTAAAGCTAACAATGCTAGAAAATTTTTAAATGCAGGAAATAAAGTTAAAGTAACTGTTAGATTCAGAGGTAGAGAAGCTGATTATTCCTTTAAAGGAAATAAAATATTAAAATCCTTTTATGAAAAAGTAGAAGAACTTGGTGTTATGGAAAGAGCACCTAAACTAGAAGGAAGAAATATGATAATGATATTAGCGCCAAGAAAAGCGTAA